The genomic DNA CGGGCAGGTTGCGGTAGGTGCGGTCGTAACGCACATGCTGGCTGCCGTCCTTGTCGACGACCACATCGCGCACCGCGGTGTCCTGGGAGCCGGTGAGGCCCAGTGCGGTGGCATGCCCGGTGAGCGCGGCCTCGGCGTGACGGACGGCGGCGGCGGGGCTCGGGGCCGGGTGACCGGCCGCGGCTGCGCCCGTGGTCGCGGTGAGGGCGGAAGCAAGCAGGGTGGCGCCGACGGCGGCTATGCCGAGCGGGGTGAGGCGCGATGCGTGCCGAATCGATCTCATCGGACTCCTCGGAGTGCGGGGGGAAGGGGCGATCTGAGCGGTGCTTCTGAGTTCGCCTCAGATTTAAGGGTTCATGACATGTCATGTCCATACCGCAACGGTGATGAAGGAGGACACGGCACCGAACCGCCCCGACAATCGACGAGAAGGACACGCCACAGGCACAAGATCCGAAGAGCAGAGCCGAAGAGCTGAGGAGACCGACGGTGACGACGCCGGCATGGCTGACCGTTCTGACCACCACGGACAGCGAGGAGAAGGCCCACGCCCTCGCCCAGGGCGCGGTGGAGGCGCGGCTCGCGGCATGCGCGCAGATCTCCGCGCCCGTCACCTCCGTCTACCGGTGGCGGAACGCCATCGAGACCACGGAGGAGTGGCAGGTGCTGTTCAAGACGGTGGCCGAGCGCTACGACGAACTGGAGGAGCACCTCCGGGCGGCGCACGACTACGAGACCCCGGAGATCATCGCGACGCCGGTGGTACGGGGAAGCGACGGCTACCTCGCCTGGGTGACTGCGGAGACTGCCCCGGTCACGGCCCTCTGACCATGCCGCGGACCGACCCCGAACTGCCCTTCTTCGTCTACGGCACGCTGCTCCCCGGCGAACCCAACCACGATCTGTTCCTCCGGGACCGGGCGATCGCGGAACAGCCGGCCCTGCTGCCGGGCGCCCTGCTGTACGAAGGCCCCGGCTACCCGTACGCGATCGAGGGCCACGGCACCGTGCGCGGCACGCTCGTCACGGCCGCGCCCGCCGTGTACGCGGAGCTGCTCGTCCTCCTCGACCGGCTGGAGGAGTACGCCGGACCGGGGCACCCGCGCAATCTCTACGAGCGGGTCGCCCGCGAAGTCCGCCTCCCGGGCGCGGTCCCGCCCGTTTCCGGAACCGCCCGCGCCTGGGTCTACCTCGCCGCTGCTCCCGTCACCCGCACCCTCCGTACGGGCGGCATCCCCATCCCCGGAGGGGATTGGCTCACCCGGCGGCCGCCTCCACCCGCACCGCGCACACCTTGAACTCCGGCATCCGCGACACCGGGTCCAGCGCCGGGTTCGTCAGCGTGTTGGCCCGGCCCTCACCCGCCCAGTGGAACGGCATGAAGACGGTGTCCTGCCGGATCGCACCGGTGATCCGGGCGGGCGCCACCGCCCGCCCGCGCCGCGAGGTGACCGCCACCGGATCGCCCTCCGCCACCCCGATCCGCTCGGCGAGCCGCGGATGCAGTTCCACGAACGGGCCGGGGGCCGCGGCGTTCAGCTCGTCGACCCGGCGGGTCTGCGCGCCCGACTGGTACTGGGCGACCACTCGACCGGTCGTCAGCACCACCGGATACTCCCGGTCGGTCTCCTCGGCGGCCGGACGGTGCGTCACGGGTACGAACCTCGCTCGCCCGTCGTCCGTGGCGAACCGGTCCAGGAACAGCCGCGGCGTACCGGCATGCTGTTCGTCCGGGCACGGCCAGAAGACCCCGTTCTCCGCGGCGATCCGCCCGTACGTGATCCCCGCGTAGTCGGCGGGACCGCCCGCGGAGGCTCGCCGGAGCTCGTCGAAGACCTCCTCGGGTTCGGTGGGGAACCCCTTGCCGTGCCCGAGCAGCGCGGCCAGCCCGTGCAACACCTCCAGATCGCTGCGGACGCCGTCCGGCGCGGTGACCGCCCGCTGCCGCAGCAGCACCCTGCCCTCCAGGCTGGTCGTCGTCCCGGTCTCCTCCGCCCACTGCGTCACCGGCAACACCACATCGGCCATCGCCGCCGTCTCCGACAGCACCACGTCCGCGACGGCGAGGAAGTCCAGCGACCGCAGCCGCTCCTCCACATGCGCGGCGTGCGGAGCCGACACCACCGGGTTGGACCCCATCACCAACAGCGACCGGACGTCCGTCCCCAACGCGTCGAGGAGCTCGTACGCACTGCGCCCCGGCCCCGGCAGCGAGTCCGGGTCGACCCCCCACACCCCCGCCACATGGCGGCGCGCCGCCGGGTCGGTGAGCTTGCGGTAGCCGGGCAACTGGTCGGCCTTCTGGCCGTGTTCGCGCCCGCCCTGACCGTTGCCCTGACCGGTCAGACAGCCGTACCCGGACAGCGGTCTGCCGGCCCGGCCGGTGGCCAGACAGAGGTTGATCCAGGCGCCGACCGTGTCCGTGCCCTTGGACTGCTGCTCGGGTCCGCGCGCGGTCAGCACCATTGCGTCCGGTGCATCGCAGAACATCTCGACGGCCTCGCGCAGTTGCGGCACCGGCACCCCGGTCAGCCGCTCCACCAGTTCCGGCCAGTGCGCCATGACTCCGGCCCTGGCCTCGTCCCAGCCGGTCGTACGGTCGCGTACGAACTCCTCGTCCACCCGGCCGGCCGCCACCACCAGATGCAGCATTCCGAGTGCGAGCGCGAGATCTGTGCCGGGCCGGGGCGCCAGATGCAGATCGGCCTGCTCGGCGGTGCGGGTCCGGCGAGGATCGATGACGATCAACCGGCCGCCGTTCTCCCGCAGTTCAGTCAGAAAACGCAGGGCGGGCGGCATCGTCTCGGCGAGGTTCGACCCGACGAGGATCACGCATCCGGTGCGCGCGATGTCCTCCAGGGGGAAGGGCAGCCCGCGGTCGAGGCCGAAGGCCCGCTGGTGCGCGGCGGCCGCCGACGACATGCAGAACCGCCCGTTGTAGTCGATCTGCGAGGTCGACAGGACGACCCGGGCGAACTTCCCGAGCGCGTACGCCTTCTCGTTGGTGAGCCCGCCACCGCCGAACACCCCGACGGCATCGGGCCCGTGCACGGCCCGGGTGCGCCGTAGCCCGTCGGCGATCGCGGCCAGCGCCTCGTCCCAGCCGGCCGGCTCAAGCTCGCCCCCGACCGCGTTGCGCACGAGCGGTCCGGTCAGACGTACCCGTGAGGAGAGCACCGCCGGGGCGGTTCGGCCCTTGCCGCACAGGGCGCCGCGGTTGACAGGAAAATCGGTACGCTCCACGACCTCGACCACCGGGCCTCCGGTGACCGGTCGCAGATTCATCCCGCACTGCAGTGAGCAGTACGGGCAGTGGGTCGCGGTGGGGGCGATCTCGGTGCGGGCCATGTGCTCCAGCGTGCGAGCCGGGTGTTACGCGGACGCCCGCGACCGGTTACGCCGCCGGAACGTGGACCTCAGCCCACCTCCGCCGGGCCCGTGAGGTCGGTCGGGGTCCTCACCGCCCGCCGGTCGCCAGGGCCTCCCCGACCCCGGGCTCCTCGGGCCCCAGGAAGTGCGGATCCGGCTTGAACACCGCGTCCAGCGCCGCCTTCCCCGCCGCGAACACCTCCCGCGTCCCGCCGTAGTACCAGGTCGCGTCGTGCTTGGCGTCGACCCCGACCCCGTATGCGTCGATGCCCGCGGCCCGGCACAGCGCGATCGCCCGCCGGATGTGGAACCCCTGGCTCACCAGCACGGCCCGGTCGACCCCGAAGATCTTCTTGGCCCGCACGCAGGAGTCCCACGTGTCGAACCCGGCGAAGTCGCTGACGATCCGCTTGTCCGGCACCCCGTGCGTCACCAGATACGCCCGCATGGCATCCGGCTCGTCGTACTCCTCGCGGCTGTTGTCACCGGTCACCAGTACGACCTTCACCTTGCCGTCGCGGTACAGCTCGGCGGCCGTGTTCAGCCGGTTCGCGAGATACGGCGACGGCTTCCCGTCCCACAGCCCGGCCCCGAACACCACGGCGACCTGCTGCGCGGGCGCGTCCGCGGTGGTCCGGACACGGGCGTCGGCGACGGAGTACATCCAGGTCGCGGGGGTCAGGCCCAGCACACAGGCCGCCATCACGCCCTGCACGGCCCACCGCTGCCCACGCCGCGTGCGCGGCCGGC from Streptomyces sp. NBC_01707 includes the following:
- the cutA gene encoding divalent-cation tolerance protein CutA, producing MTTPAWLTVLTTTDSEEKAHALAQGAVEARLAACAQISAPVTSVYRWRNAIETTEEWQVLFKTVAERYDELEEHLRAAHDYETPEIIATPVVRGSDGYLAWVTAETAPVTAL
- a CDS encoding molybdopterin oxidoreductase family protein, with the protein product MARTEIAPTATHCPYCSLQCGMNLRPVTGGPVVEVVERTDFPVNRGALCGKGRTAPAVLSSRVRLTGPLVRNAVGGELEPAGWDEALAAIADGLRRTRAVHGPDAVGVFGGGGLTNEKAYALGKFARVVLSTSQIDYNGRFCMSSAAAAHQRAFGLDRGLPFPLEDIARTGCVILVGSNLAETMPPALRFLTELRENGGRLIVIDPRRTRTAEQADLHLAPRPGTDLALALGMLHLVVAAGRVDEEFVRDRTTGWDEARAGVMAHWPELVERLTGVPVPQLREAVEMFCDAPDAMVLTARGPEQQSKGTDTVGAWINLCLATGRAGRPLSGYGCLTGQGNGQGGREHGQKADQLPGYRKLTDPAARRHVAGVWGVDPDSLPGPGRSAYELLDALGTDVRSLLVMGSNPVVSAPHAAHVEERLRSLDFLAVADVVLSETAAMADVVLPVTQWAEETGTTTSLEGRVLLRQRAVTAPDGVRSDLEVLHGLAALLGHGKGFPTEPEEVFDELRRASAGGPADYAGITYGRIAAENGVFWPCPDEQHAGTPRLFLDRFATDDGRARFVPVTHRPAAEETDREYPVVLTTGRVVAQYQSGAQTRRVDELNAAAPGPFVELHPRLAERIGVAEGDPVAVTSRRGRAVAPARITGAIRQDTVFMPFHWAGEGRANTLTNPALDPVSRMPEFKVCAVRVEAAAG
- a CDS encoding gamma-glutamylcyclotransferase family protein, which gives rise to MPRTDPELPFFVYGTLLPGEPNHDLFLRDRAIAEQPALLPGALLYEGPGYPYAIEGHGTVRGTLVTAAPAVYAELLVLLDRLEEYAGPGHPRNLYERVAREVRLPGAVPPVSGTARAWVYLAAAPVTRTLRTGGIPIPGGDWLTRRPPPPAPRTP
- a CDS encoding vancomycin high temperature exclusion protein — its product is MRGKRPQWLGWLGRLRPRRPRTRRGQRWAVQGVMAACVLGLTPATWMYSVADARVRTTADAPAQQVAVVFGAGLWDGKPSPYLANRLNTAAELYRDGKVKVVLVTGDNSREEYDEPDAMRAYLVTHGVPDKRIVSDFAGFDTWDSCVRAKKIFGVDRAVLVSQGFHIRRAIALCRAAGIDAYGVGVDAKHDATWYYGGTREVFAAGKAALDAVFKPDPHFLGPEEPGVGEALATGGR